Within the Naumovozyma castellii chromosome 1, complete genome genome, the region GAAGAACCAGAGAGAGAAAGGCAAAAGGAGGTTTAAAGTAAACGATATTTTCtcataaataatatatataacataacaaaacaaaacaaaaacataATAGAGTAAACTGTAAAAGAAAGTTCTTACTATTTACCTTCTCCTAACATTTCCTTCTCGAAATATCTGTTACTTGCAATGAACCAACTGGAATGGATTTTACCTATTTGGCCAACAATGTTCTTGTTACATTGAGAGGACATCACCTGTAATTCACTCGTAGTCTTTTCCAAGTTCTTATTCAGTAGTTTCAGTTGCTGCGAAAGATGAACATACTGTCTCTGTTTGGTGGAATTCATTGGTTGCCAGGAGCGGAAATGCTTCTGCCTCTGTTTGCTTGTGCAACTGTTGCGATTGATAgttccattttcaatgttatGTTATGTTATGtttattcatttgtttTGTAGCGCCGGAAAATTATGGGATGTTAGCCATGATGAGTATAAAGACAAGAATACTTAGATAGTCTCAAACATCAACGTTAGATTAGTAAAGACtgtttatttaatatatacAAGTTTGCCAAAGGCCtataataaacaaatatcCAGTATTCTCCCTTAAGAATGGGCCCGCTTGCGGAATATGATTTGTCGGTTTAGAAGAATTTTGGATTATTACGCATTGATACTTTAGTCCATTTAGGAACCTTGTGAATACCCTTTCTGTATCCCTTCTCCTTCCTGTCAAAGACAGTATATTTATCCTTACTGGACATT harbors:
- the HSK3 gene encoding Hsk3p (ancestral locus Anc_2.426) — protein: MNSTKQRQYVHLSQQLKLLNKNLEKTTSELQVMSSQCNKNIVGQIGKIHSSWFIASNRYFEKEMLGEGK